The proteins below come from a single Sorghum bicolor cultivar BTx623 chromosome 4, Sorghum_bicolor_NCBIv3, whole genome shotgun sequence genomic window:
- the LOC8071737 gene encoding protein trichome birefringence-like 19, producing MKPHKSNYPSSRQISVAVATPALVLLALAVVSLYDFNFADSYQQYIRRFSTSSSAPSSSTPSPATPSSSSTVPDTSSSSSSSVNSSSSSPSPASTAIEAACDLTRGQWAPDDEAPYYTNLTCPFIDDLQNCMKFGKPSLEFLRWRWQPDGCDLPRFDAARFLEATRGKSMAFVGDSLARNHLKSLLCILSQVAQPVEMVTTTTEIDVTGRAVRRDFHYGSHGFNVSLFWSPFLVKANLSNAELGLGLWDMHLDTPDARWAAHIADFDYIVLSGTNWFFRPSVYHVGGRPVGRNSGASGAHNATEMPVSGAMRAAFRTALGAIAGREGFRGKALVRTVTPAHFENGEWNTGGDCVRTRPFRRGQRVRDAVVAEFRAAQVDALRETEATSQRNGAELLLLDITEAMELRPDGHPSRYGHPPGGSVEGSFVVDCLHWCLPGPIDLWSELLFQMLAAHR from the exons ATGAAGCCCCACAAGAGCAATTACCCGTCGTCACGGCAGATCTCCGTCGCCGTTGCCACGCCGGCGCTCGTCCTGCTGGCGCTCGCCGTCGTCTCGCTCTACGACTTCAACTTCGCTGACAGTTACCAGCAGTACATACGCCGCTTCTCCACTTCATCCTCTgcgccgtcgtcgtcgacgcCGTCTCCGGCCACTCCGTCCTCGTCTTCGACGGTTCCGGACacatcgtcgtcgtcatcgtcttcGGTCAACTCCTCCTCGTCTTCGCCGTCTCCGGCCTCCACCGCCATCGAGGCCGCCTGCGACCTTACGCGGGGCCAATGGGCGCCGGACGACGAGGCGCCGTACTACACGAACCTGACGTGCCCGTTCATCGACGACCTCCAGAACTGCATGAAGTTCGGCAAGCCGAGCCTCGAGTTCTTGCGCTGGCGGTGGCAGCCCGACGGGTGCGACCTCCCCCGCTTCGACGCGGCACGGTTCTTGGAAGCCACGAGGGGCAAGTCCATGGCCTTCGTCGGGGATTCCCTCGCCAGGAATCACCTCAAGTCTCTGCTGTGCATCCTCTCCCAGGTGGCACAGCCGGTGGAGATGGTCACGACGACGACGGAGATCGACGTGACGGGGCGGGCGGTCCGGCGAGACTTCCACTACGGCAGCCACGGCTTCAACGTCTCCCTGTTCTGGTCGCCATTCCTGGTCAAGGCCAACCTCTCAAACGCGGAGCTCGGGCTGGGCCTGTGGGACATGCACCTCGACACGCCGGACGCCCGGTGGGCGGCGCACATCGCCGACTTCGACTACATCGTGCTCTCCGGCACCAACTGGTTCTTCCGCCCCTCCGTGTACCACGTGGGCGGCCGGCCCGTCGGGCGCAACAGCGGCGCCAGCGGCGCCCACAACGCGACCGAGATGCCCGTGTCCGGCGCCATGCGCGCCGCGTTCCGCACGGCGCTCGGCGCCATCGCGGGCCGCGAGGGGTTCCGCGGCAAGGCCCTGGTCCGGACGGTCACGCCCGCGCACTTCGAGAACGGGGAGTGGAACACCGGCGGCGACTGTGTCCGCACGCGGCCGTTCCGCCGAGGCCAGCGCGTCCGGGACGCCGTCGTTGCTGAGTTCCGCGCGGCACAG GTTGACGCGCTCCGCGAGACCGAGGCGACGTCGCAGCGGAACGGcgcggagctgctgctgctggacaTCACGGAGGCCATGGAACTGCGGCCGGACGGCCACCCGAGCCGGTACGGACACCCGCCCGGCGGGAGCGTGGAGGGGAGCTTCGTGGTGGACTGCCTGCACTGGTGCTTGCCGGGGCCCATTGACCTGTGGAGCGAGCTGCTGTTCCAGATGCTGGCTGCTCATCGTTAG
- the LOC8071738 gene encoding tetraspanin-8 → MVSLSNGVLGALNFISLVASVALIGAGAYVLAQPATECQRLVRVPAMALGAAFLLLSLLALAGACCRATPLLWVYVVAIFVILIGMFVATAFAFAVTNRGAAAAVSGAGYGEYRIGDYSGWLQDRVADYETWQRIQSCIADAGVCGGGWVHGGINAGELYRRYLPLVQVRMHARIRQLRCMAIHAWHHHARHGSLFHSTCHYASVQRPTVQSGCCKPPAYCGFQSVNATFWATPSSGAATAADAIDCRAWSNDQRVLCFQCDACKAGVVATARLHWRAVAALNVVVLVLLMLVYSLGCCAIRNNHNRRYYY, encoded by the exons ATGGTGAGCCTCTCCAACGGCGTCCTGGGCGCCCTGAACTTTATCTCCCTCGTCGCCTCCGTGGCGCTCATCGGCGCGGGCGCCTACGTCCTGGCGCAACCGGCGACCGAGTGCCAGCGCCTGGTGCGGGTGCCCGCCATGGCGCTGGGCGCCGCGTTCCTCCTGCTGTCGCTCCTGGCGCTGGCCGGCGCGTGCTGCCGCGCCACGCCGCTCCTCTGGGTGTACGTCGTTGCCATCTTCGTGATCCTCATCGGCATGTTCGTGGCCACCGCGTTCGCGTTCGCCGTCACCAACaggggcgccgccgccgccgtgtccGGGGCCGGGTACGGGGAGTACCGGATCGGGGACTACTCCGGCTGGCTGCAGGACAGGGTCGCGGACTACGAGACGTGGCAGCGGATCCAGAGCTGCATCGCGGACGCGGGCGTGTGCGGCGGCGGCTGGGTCCACGGCGGGATCAACGCCGGCGAGCTGTACCGGCGGTACCTGCCGCTCGTTCAGGTACGCATGCATGCACGGATCCGCCAGTTGCGTTGCATGGCAATACATGCATGGCACCACCATGCACGGCACGGTTCGTTGTTCCACTCGACATGCCACTATGCCAGCGTG CAACGCCCAACGGTGCAGTCTGGCTGCTGCAAGCCGCCGGCGTACTGCGGGTTCCAGTCCGTCAACGCGACGTTCTGGGCAACCCCCTCGTCGGGCGCGGCCACGGCGGCGGACGCCATCGACTGCCGCGCGTGGAGCAACGACCAGCGCGTGCTGTGCTTCCAGTGCGACGCGTGCAAggccggcgtggtggccaccgcAAGGCTCCACTGGAGAGCCGTGGCCGCGCTCAACGTCGTCGTTCTGGTGCTCCTCATGCTCGTCTACTCGCTCGGCTGCTGTGCCATCCGCAACAACCACAACCGCCGGTACTACTACTGA
- the LOC8071739 gene encoding multiple RNA-binding domain-containing protein 1 isoform X1: MGKSKDKKGSREAKEEKKLALGVKRKQLKRKKDRALECAVDSEPAAEHGVKEDKELARRKKIPLVKQKKKNKHANVKSNHDMEDGVVELLSGSKDPAMPKLKKKKSKKKLMESSSPAVVYESSVVTDDAGAPKLKKKKKKVKGGKSSAGITDTEEILHENQSKETQSADVNQLAALSEDVDNEEPQKSKRGKKMEVKKTGKAKKKDKHASCKDNNNNLERHVEVSTANADEIPSVDEDCSRGMKKWILEYKLKRPGLKALQERIDEFIVAHEEQQEKERKEREARAAEDGWTVVVHHKGRKKTTDAETGTAVGSVSLTAMQEKMANKKPKEVDTNFYRFQKREAHLSELAMLQSKFEQDKKRIQELRAQRKFKPY; the protein is encoded by the exons ATGGGGAAATCCAAAG ACAAGAAGGGTTCGCGGGAAGCGAAGGAGGAGAAGAAATTGGCGCTTGGGGTGAAGAGGAAGCAGCTGAAGAGGAAGAAGGACAGAGCTTTGGAATGTGCCGTCGATAGCGAACCCGCTGCCGAGCATGGCGTTAAAGAAG ATAAAGAATTGGCAAGGAGAAAGAAAATTCCATTGGTGAAGCAGAAGAAGAAAAATAAGCATGCCAATGTTAAGAGTAATCATGATATGGAAGATGGTGTGGTGGAATTACTGTCAGGCAGTAAAGATCCTGCAATGCCTaagctgaagaagaagaagagcaaaAAGAAGCTAATGGAAAGTAGCAGTCCTGCTGTCGTGTATGAAAGTTCAGTTGTTACCGATGATGCTGGAGCACCTAAgctgaagaaaaagaaaaagaaggtaAAGGGAGGGAAGAGCTCTGCTGGGATTACTGACACAGAAGAAATCCTGCATGAAAATCAAAGTAAAGAAACTCAAAGTG CTGATGTCAACCAACTTGCagcactgagtgaagatgtggATAATGAAGAGCCTCAGAAGTCAAAGAGGGGAAAGAAAA TGGAAGTTAAAAAAACTGGGAAGGCCAAGAAGAAAGATAAGCATGCATCATGTAAAGATAATAATAACAACTTGGAGAGACATGTTGAAGTTAGTACTGCAAACGCTGATGAGATTCCATCAGTTGATGAAGACTGTTCCAGAGGAATGAAAA AATGGATCTTGGAGTACAAACTGAAGAGACCTGGCTTGAAAGCCTTGCAGGAAAGAATAGATGAGTTTATTGTTGCTCATGaggaacaacaagagaag GAGAGGAAAGAAAGGGAGGCCCGTGCAGCAGAAGATGGATGGACGGTTGTGGTGCATCACAAGGGGAGGAAAAAGACCACTGATGCTGAAACTGGAACAGCTGTTGGCTCTGTATCTCTTACTGCAATGCAAGAGAAAATGGCTAATAAGAAACCCAAGGAAGTTGATACGAACTTCTACAGATTTCAGAAACGAGAAGCCCACCTCAGTG AACTGGCAATGTTGCAAAGCAAGTTCGAGCAGGACAAGAAAAGGATACAGGAGCTTAGGGCTCAGAGGAAATTCAAGCCTTACTAG
- the LOC8071739 gene encoding ribosomal RNA-processing protein 7 isoform X2 produces the protein MGKSKDKKGSREAKEEKKLALGVKRKQLKRKKDRALECAVDSEPAAEHGVKEDKELARRKKIPLVKQKKKNKHANVKSNHDMEDGVVELLSGSKDPAMPKLKKKKSKKKLMESSSPAVVYESSVVTDDAGAPKLKKKKKKVKGGKSSAGITDTEEILHENQSKETQSALSEDVDNEEPQKSKRGKKMEVKKTGKAKKKDKHASCKDNNNNLERHVEVSTANADEIPSVDEDCSRGMKKWILEYKLKRPGLKALQERIDEFIVAHEEQQEKERKEREARAAEDGWTVVVHHKGRKKTTDAETGTAVGSVSLTAMQEKMANKKPKEVDTNFYRFQKREAHLSELAMLQSKFEQDKKRIQELRAQRKFKPY, from the exons ATGGGGAAATCCAAAG ACAAGAAGGGTTCGCGGGAAGCGAAGGAGGAGAAGAAATTGGCGCTTGGGGTGAAGAGGAAGCAGCTGAAGAGGAAGAAGGACAGAGCTTTGGAATGTGCCGTCGATAGCGAACCCGCTGCCGAGCATGGCGTTAAAGAAG ATAAAGAATTGGCAAGGAGAAAGAAAATTCCATTGGTGAAGCAGAAGAAGAAAAATAAGCATGCCAATGTTAAGAGTAATCATGATATGGAAGATGGTGTGGTGGAATTACTGTCAGGCAGTAAAGATCCTGCAATGCCTaagctgaagaagaagaagagcaaaAAGAAGCTAATGGAAAGTAGCAGTCCTGCTGTCGTGTATGAAAGTTCAGTTGTTACCGATGATGCTGGAGCACCTAAgctgaagaaaaagaaaaagaaggtaAAGGGAGGGAAGAGCTCTGCTGGGATTACTGACACAGAAGAAATCCTGCATGAAAATCAAAGTAAAGAAACTCAAAGTG cactgagtgaagatgtggATAATGAAGAGCCTCAGAAGTCAAAGAGGGGAAAGAAAA TGGAAGTTAAAAAAACTGGGAAGGCCAAGAAGAAAGATAAGCATGCATCATGTAAAGATAATAATAACAACTTGGAGAGACATGTTGAAGTTAGTACTGCAAACGCTGATGAGATTCCATCAGTTGATGAAGACTGTTCCAGAGGAATGAAAA AATGGATCTTGGAGTACAAACTGAAGAGACCTGGCTTGAAAGCCTTGCAGGAAAGAATAGATGAGTTTATTGTTGCTCATGaggaacaacaagagaag GAGAGGAAAGAAAGGGAGGCCCGTGCAGCAGAAGATGGATGGACGGTTGTGGTGCATCACAAGGGGAGGAAAAAGACCACTGATGCTGAAACTGGAACAGCTGTTGGCTCTGTATCTCTTACTGCAATGCAAGAGAAAATGGCTAATAAGAAACCCAAGGAAGTTGATACGAACTTCTACAGATTTCAGAAACGAGAAGCCCACCTCAGTG AACTGGCAATGTTGCAAAGCAAGTTCGAGCAGGACAAGAAAAGGATACAGGAGCTTAGGGCTCAGAGGAAATTCAAGCCTTACTAG
- the LOC8071740 gene encoding H/ACA ribonucleoprotein complex subunit 2-like protein, protein MGSDTETEKKKTPVALMPIAKPLAGKKLCKRTLKLVRRASEAKCLKRGVKEVVKSIRRGNKGLCVIAGNVSPIDVITHVPILCEEANVPYIYVPSKEDLATAGTTKRPTCCVLVLTKPTKGELSEEVKDKLKSDYDQVVTEVAEATSAMF, encoded by the exons atggggAGCGACACGGAGacggagaagaagaagacccCGGTGGCGCTGATGCCCATCGCGAAGCCCCTCGCTGGAAAGAAGCTCTGCAAGCGGACCCTCAAGCTCGTGCGACGAG CCTCTGAGGCCAAGTGCCTCAAGCGCGGAGTCAAAGAGGTAGTCAAGAGCATTCGCCGCGGGAACAAAGG GTTGTGTGTGATTGCTGGAAATGTTTCTCCTATTGATGTGATTACACATGTTCCTATACTATGTGAGGAAGCTAATGTTCCTTACATATATGTTCCATCAAAAGAG GATCTTGCGACTGCAGGAACCACAAAGAGGCCGACTTGTTGCGTCTTGGTTCTGACCAAACCAACCAAGGGGGAGCTCAGTGAAGAGGTGAAGGATAAACTGAAGTCAGACTATGACCAAGTTGTAACGGAAGTTGCTGAGGCTACGTCTGCAATGTTCTGA
- the LOC8077700 gene encoding protein NSP-INTERACTING KINASE 1, with protein MGVVLAASSLVLVLLLLFCSCGPASGLLSPKGVNYEVQALMMIKNYLKDPHGVLKNWDQDSVDPCSWTMVTCSPENLVTGLEAPSQNLSGILSPSIGNLTNLETVLLQNNNINGLIPAEIGKLRKLKTLDLSSNHLSGEIPSSVGHLESLQYLRLNNNTLSGAFPPSSANLSHLIFLDLSYNNFSGPIPGSLTRTFNIVGNPLICAATMEQDCYGSLPMPMSYGLNNTQGTLMPAKAKSHKVAIAFGATTGCISLVFLAIGLLFWWRCRRNRKTLYNVDDQHIENVNLGNMKRFQFRELQAATENFSSKNILGKGGFGIVYRGQLPDGSLVAVKRLKDGNAAGGEAQFQTEVEMISLAVHRNLLRLYGFCMTASERLLVYPYMSNGSVALRLKGKPPLDWITRKRIALGAARGLLYLHEQCDPKIIHRDVKAANILLDDCCEAIVGDFGLAKLLDHRESHVTTAVRGTVGHIAPEYLSTGQSSEKTDVFGFGILLLELITGQTALEFGKSSNQKGAMLDWVKKMHQEKQLDILVDKGLGSKYDRIELEEMVQVALLCTQFLPGHRPKMSEVVRMLEGDGLAERWEASQHTESHKFKVPEFSFSRCHSDLTDDSSLLVQAVELSGPR; from the exons ATGGGGGTGGTTCTTGCTGCTTCCTCCCTGGTCCTGGTGCTGCTCCTGCTCTTCTGCTCTTGCGGGCCTGCAAGCGGCCTCCTCTCCCCCAAGGGTGTAAACTATGAAG TTCAAGCTCTCATGATGATCAAGAACTACCTCAAGGATCCTCATGGTGTGCTGAAGAACTGGGACCAAGACTCTGTGGATCCTTGCAGCTGGACCATGGTCACTTGCTCTCCAGAGAACCTTGTCACCGGATT AGAAGCACCAAGCCAGAACCTTTCTGGCATTCTCTCCCCAAGTATAGGGAATTTGACCAACCTTGAGACAGT TCTTCTGCAGAACAACAACATAAACGGGTTAATCCCAGCAGAGATTGGCAAGCTAAGAAAGCTCAAAACGCTTGACCTGTCCAGCAACCACCTCTCTGGTGAAATCCCAAGCTCTGTGGGCCACCTTGAAAGCCTTCAGTATCT GAGGCTTAACAACAACACATTGTCTGGTGCCTTCCCTCCATCATCAGCTAATTTATCACACCTTATTTTCCT GGATCTGTCCTACAATAATTTCAGTGGTCCAATCCCAGGGTCCCTGACAAGGACTTTCAA CATTGTAGGGAATCCACTGATCTGTGCAGCAACCATGGAACAAGATTGTTATGGGTCTTTACCTATGCCAATGTCATACGGCCTGAATAACACACAGG GAACTCTGATGCCTGCGAAAGCTAAGAGCCATAAAGTTGCAATTGCATTTGGTGCTACAACTGGCTGCATCAGCCTCGTTTTCCTTGCCATTGGTTTGCTATTCTGGTGGAGGTGTAGGCGAAACCGGAAGACTCTTTACAATGTTGATG accagcaCATAGAGAATGTCAACCTCGGAAATATGAAGCGGTTTCAATTCAGAGAGCTCCAGGCTGCAACAGAAAACTTCAGCAGCAAGAACATATTAGGAAAAGGCGGGTTTGGTATCGTTTACCGGGGGCAGCTCCCAGATGGGAGTCTTGTAGCCGTCAAGAGGCTCAAAGATGGTAATGCTGCAGGCGGGGAAGCACAGTTTCAGACTGAAGTCGAGATGATCAGCTTGGCAGTGCACAGGAACCTCCTGAGACTCTATGGATTCTGCATGACCGCCAGTGAGAGGCTACTAGTCTATCCATACATGTCGAATGGGAGTGTCGCATTGCGCCTGAAAG GGAAGCCACCACTGGACTGGATCACCAGAAAGAGGATAGCACTTGGGGCAGCACGAGGTCTACTGTACCTACACGAGCAGTGTGATCCCAAGATCATCCACAGAGACGTTAAGGCAGCAAACATACTGCTAGATGACTGTTGCGAAGCAATTGTCGGGGACTTTGGGCTTGCAAAGCTCCTAGACCACCGTGAATCACATGTCACCACAGCTGTGCGGGGAACTGTCGGTCACATCGCTCCTGAGTACCTCTCCACTGGCCAGTCATCTGAGAAAACAGATGTCTTTGGTTTTGGAATCCTGCTGCTGGAGCTGATCACTGGTCAGACTGCACTAGAGTTTGGGAAGTCATCAAATCAGAAGGGAGCCATGTTAGACTGG GTGAAGAAGATGCACCAAGAGAAGCAGCTGGACATACTTGTCGACAAGGGCCTGGGAAGCAAATATGACCGTATTGAGCTGGAGGAGATGGTGCAAGTGGCACTGCTATGTACTCAGTTCCTCCCTGGTCACAGGCCCAAGATGTCAGAGGTGGTCAGGATGCTGGAAGGCGATGGGCTTGCAGAGCGGTGGGAGGCGTCACAACACACTGAGTCACACAAATTCAAGGTGCCCGAGTTCTCCTTCAGCCGCTGCCACTCTGACCTGACAGATGACTCGTCGCTGCTGGTGCAAGCAGTGGAGCTTTCTGGGCCGAGATGA